In Leptospira sp. WS58.C1, a single genomic region encodes these proteins:
- a CDS encoding M20/M25/M40 family metallo-hydrolase has protein sequence MDFSRSLFLCAFFLLFQCVTSPIKNTPLKEENHILSWDKREAEAVKILTDLIRIKSVRGNEKQVAEYIRSIFEKEGIKTKFISEPGFPDRVNLIAELEPNIPSSEKGLILGNHLDVVEADPKEWTEDPFAGAIKEGRIHGRGALDCKGLIAMQIVSFLELKRSAVPLKRKIMFLSMADEESGSERGARFLLKSHPELFKDYGYMLNEGSFGTKDVAIPGSTIFNIQYAEKGNLWLNVRAKGEQGHGSTPSQNYSNLRLLKFLTEVLEYDTEIRISKETQGFFYQLGTISSFPKSFILKNSNIPVLRGLLYGPIRASKQLSAITRNTKAVSGLRTEEGKGHNVLSSLAEAKLDVRLLPGFDPLEYLKEIRKIAAKYEVEVEPAATVSSDISTLDSILFQRLASVATRKIPGSVATPFISPGKTDNAYFRQIGMECYGLIPVLLNEKELSMLHGKNESISLENLKLGTQILFEILYQMN, from the coding sequence ATGGATTTTTCCCGTTCCTTGTTCCTCTGCGCGTTCTTCCTTCTATTTCAATGTGTAACTTCTCCCATTAAAAACACTCCCCTTAAGGAAGAAAATCATATCCTGTCCTGGGATAAGAGAGAAGCAGAAGCTGTTAAGATCTTGACCGACCTGATCCGGATCAAATCGGTTCGAGGGAACGAAAAACAAGTTGCAGAATATATAAGATCCATTTTCGAAAAAGAAGGCATCAAGACCAAGTTTATCTCCGAGCCTGGATTTCCGGATAGAGTGAATCTGATCGCTGAGCTAGAACCAAACATTCCCAGTTCCGAAAAAGGTTTAATTTTAGGAAATCATTTGGATGTGGTAGAAGCGGATCCGAAAGAATGGACAGAAGATCCTTTTGCAGGCGCAATCAAAGAAGGTCGGATCCATGGACGAGGGGCCTTAGATTGTAAGGGTCTCATCGCAATGCAGATCGTTTCCTTTTTGGAACTCAAAAGATCCGCTGTTCCACTTAAAAGAAAAATAATGTTCTTAAGTATGGCGGACGAAGAATCCGGAAGCGAAAGAGGTGCCAGATTTTTATTAAAATCTCATCCTGAATTATTCAAAGATTACGGATATATGTTGAACGAAGGAAGTTTCGGCACCAAGGATGTGGCTATCCCCGGAAGTACTATCTTCAATATCCAATATGCGGAAAAAGGAAATCTTTGGTTGAACGTTAGAGCAAAAGGGGAGCAAGGACATGGTAGCACTCCCAGCCAAAATTATTCTAATCTAAGGCTTCTGAAATTTTTAACGGAAGTTTTGGAATATGATACGGAGATCCGTATCTCTAAGGAAACCCAAGGATTTTTTTATCAACTAGGAACGATCAGCTCTTTTCCTAAATCGTTTATCTTAAAAAATTCAAATATTCCAGTCTTGAGAGGATTATTATACGGACCGATCCGTGCAAGTAAACAACTGAGTGCGATCACTCGAAATACTAAAGCTGTTTCCGGTCTAAGGACGGAAGAAGGTAAAGGCCATAATGTTCTTTCTTCCTTGGCGGAAGCGAAATTAGATGTGAGACTTCTTCCCGGATTTGATCCTTTGGAATATTTGAAAGAGATCCGAAAGATAGCTGCAAAATACGAAGTGGAAGTGGAGCCTGCAGCCACTGTATCTTCTGATATATCCACACTAGATTCGATCTTATTCCAGAGACTTGCTTCCGTTGCGACTCGTAAAATTCCGGGAAGTGTGGCGACTCCGTTTATTTCTCCAGGTAAAACGGACAATGCGTACTTTCGCCAGATAGGTATGGAATGTTATGGATTGATCCCGGTCCTTCTAAACGAAAAGGAACTCAGTATGCTTCATGGTAAGAATGAAAGTATCAGTTTGGAAAATCTGAAATTGGGAACACAGATCCTCTTCGAGATATTGTATCAAATGAACTAA
- a CDS encoding ArnT family glycosyltransferase — protein MNFVQDGKNVPLVKYSVWFLLAVAVLPLFLTFPLDVIDIDSSQYAEIAREMTDSGNWFFIRDNGRRYLDKPILTFWKISASFTLFGQNNYAFRLPAILMTLISLWGVFTITKLYSGNIKRAWISVFLYALSPGLYAMVVDPKIDVYVTPYIILVFAFYYLGTKKNPAYYYAMYLAMGLGFITKGPIAVVIPGIGIGGDILFRRDWKRLLGMKIFPGGFLALLPPFLWSIPLYLEFNTYGPYFFLWVQSFGRFYVKMYDQKFNPLFFYSNFSWAFGIFILPFIAWIGSNLVGFIKENGKGLFSNIRKNEWKENDFVPAFWLFLFLFLISFSKYQLPQYIYWCLPAGAVVGSGFLLKLIESPEGSLSLVGKILVYLTSLGFVFAGVLFPILVLDVPISYYVWVAVYLGIAAIVLLYFKTETALGTLVVSVSFFFTLVSLYAYPLLVSYQPSKEVGEIIQEAEPGKEKFLMFGVPASKRSYAFYAKRLTRTLFDPEVLFEALQKDGERMILISEKYLPHFDEFTSNRVDLDIFAEYESYKVATPEFGFFLKSKRDSLTTKVYLGKVRFKSGKETPTTNSK, from the coding sequence ATGAATTTCGTTCAGGATGGGAAAAACGTTCCGCTTGTGAAATATTCTGTTTGGTTTCTTTTGGCAGTGGCTGTTCTGCCCTTATTTTTGACATTTCCTTTGGATGTGATTGATATCGATTCCTCCCAATATGCGGAGATCGCTAGGGAAATGACAGATAGCGGAAATTGGTTTTTTATCCGCGACAATGGTAGAAGGTATTTGGATAAGCCGATCCTGACTTTCTGGAAGATCAGCGCTTCTTTCACTCTTTTCGGTCAGAATAATTACGCTTTTCGTTTGCCTGCAATCCTTATGACCCTAATCTCCCTTTGGGGAGTTTTTACGATCACCAAACTATATTCAGGAAATATAAAACGTGCCTGGATCTCCGTATTTTTATACGCATTGTCTCCGGGATTGTATGCAATGGTGGTGGATCCTAAGATAGACGTGTATGTGACCCCTTATATCATCTTAGTATTCGCATTTTATTATTTAGGAACGAAAAAGAATCCGGCTTACTATTATGCAATGTATCTCGCTATGGGACTCGGCTTTATCACAAAGGGGCCGATCGCAGTCGTGATCCCAGGGATCGGGATCGGCGGGGATATCCTTTTTAGAAGAGACTGGAAAAGACTTCTCGGAATGAAAATTTTCCCGGGAGGGTTTTTGGCCTTACTTCCCCCGTTCCTATGGTCGATTCCTTTATATTTGGAATTTAATACCTACGGACCGTATTTCTTTCTTTGGGTGCAATCATTCGGTCGTTTTTATGTGAAGATGTACGATCAAAAATTCAATCCTCTATTCTTCTATTCCAATTTCTCTTGGGCGTTCGGAATATTCATATTGCCGTTTATAGCTTGGATCGGTTCGAATTTGGTCGGATTCATCAAGGAGAATGGCAAGGGCCTATTTTCGAATATTCGAAAAAATGAATGGAAGGAAAATGATTTTGTTCCCGCCTTCTGGCTCTTCCTATTTTTATTTTTGATCAGTTTTTCCAAATACCAACTCCCTCAATATATTTATTGGTGTCTTCCTGCGGGAGCGGTTGTAGGTTCCGGATTTTTACTTAAGCTGATCGAAAGCCCGGAAGGATCTCTTTCCCTTGTAGGGAAAATTTTAGTGTATCTGACTAGTTTAGGATTCGTATTTGCCGGTGTTTTATTTCCGATCTTGGTTTTAGATGTTCCGATCTCCTATTATGTTTGGGTGGCTGTTTATCTGGGAATTGCGGCGATCGTTCTGCTGTATTTTAAAACGGAAACGGCGCTCGGGACTTTGGTGGTATCCGTCTCCTTCTTCTTTACTTTGGTAAGTTTGTATGCGTATCCTTTGCTTGTTTCTTACCAACCTTCCAAAGAAGTGGGAGAGATTATCCAAGAGGCGGAGCCTGGAAAAGAAAAGTTTTTGATGTTCGGCGTTCCCGCCTCCAAGAGATCTTATGCATTCTATGCAAAACGTCTGACCAGGACCTTATTCGATCCGGAAGTTCTTTTCGAAGCTCTGCAAAAGGACGGGGAAAGAATGATACTCATCTCCGAAAAGTATCTACCTCATTTTGACGAATTCACTTCGAACAGAGTGGATTTGGATATTTTTGCGGAATATGAGAGTTATAAAGTGGCCACTCCAGAGTTCGGTTTTTTCTTAAAATCGAAACGAGATTCTCTGACTACCAAGGTATACTTAGGAAAGGTCCGATTTAAGTCCGGAAAAGAGACCCCGACTACGAATTCGAAATAA
- a CDS encoding Cys-rich protein, which produces MRLSLFSTLFLSSFILIGITDCKDPYQQKCQEICGFFTSCVEKQFGSKGPMDASQKSFMQIECESGCLREQGYAMPCYESEKTCTGFTRCLMESGLMD; this is translated from the coding sequence ATGAGGCTGTCTCTTTTTTCGACCTTATTCTTATCTTCTTTTATTCTGATCGGCATCACTGATTGTAAGGATCCTTACCAGCAAAAATGCCAAGAGATCTGCGGGTTTTTCACCTCTTGTGTGGAGAAACAATTCGGATCCAAAGGGCCCATGGATGCCTCCCAAAAAAGTTTCATGCAGATCGAATGTGAATCCGGATGTTTGAGAGAACAAGGATACGCGATGCCTTGTTACGAGTCCGAAAAAACATGTACCGGATTTACCCGTTGCCTCATGGAATCCGGGCTCATGGATTGA
- the rlmN gene encoding 23S rRNA (adenine(2503)-C(2))-methyltransferase RlmN, with translation MNDTLLNSEPRENETGKIPVKGQTLDELTRIISDLGEKPFRAKQIYNGLYANRYESWDEFSTIGKELKKKLKEKFSFSSISVAKHLKSVDGTQKFTFESIPGSGKEFESVWIPSGDGGRKTICISSQVGCTLNCKFCATAKLPYQGNLKAGEIIDQILQVEKIVGDRATNIVFMGMGEPMHNYFNVMRAAELLHDQEALGMGAKRITISTSGVVNGIRRFIENKEPYNLAISLNHPDPNGRKEIMDIEEKFALPELLDAALEYTKVLKRRITFEYVMIPGVNMSAEDAKKLVKIARRLDCKINVIPLNTEFFGWRRPTDQEIDEFLRHLEPAGVPILNRRSPGKDINGACGMLAAKS, from the coding sequence GTGAACGACACTCTTCTAAATTCTGAACCCCGAGAAAATGAGACCGGAAAAATCCCGGTCAAGGGCCAAACTTTAGACGAGCTCACCCGGATCATCTCGGATTTGGGGGAAAAACCTTTTAGAGCGAAACAAATCTATAACGGATTGTACGCCAATCGTTACGAATCTTGGGATGAATTTTCCACAATAGGAAAGGAACTTAAGAAAAAATTAAAAGAGAAGTTTAGCTTCTCCTCCATCAGCGTTGCGAAACATTTAAAATCGGTGGACGGGACCCAAAAGTTTACGTTCGAATCCATTCCCGGCAGCGGAAAAGAATTCGAATCCGTTTGGATCCCTTCCGGAGACGGCGGAAGAAAAACGATCTGTATTTCTTCCCAAGTAGGTTGCACTCTAAATTGTAAATTCTGTGCCACTGCCAAATTGCCTTACCAAGGAAATCTAAAAGCGGGTGAGATCATCGACCAGATCCTCCAGGTGGAAAAGATTGTTGGTGATCGTGCCACAAACATAGTGTTCATGGGAATGGGTGAACCGATGCATAATTACTTTAATGTAATGCGTGCAGCGGAACTTCTTCATGATCAAGAAGCTTTGGGAATGGGTGCAAAAAGAATTACGATCTCCACTTCTGGAGTCGTAAACGGCATTCGTAGATTTATAGAAAATAAAGAGCCTTATAATCTTGCGATATCGCTCAATCATCCCGATCCGAACGGAAGAAAAGAGATCATGGATATAGAGGAGAAGTTTGCACTTCCGGAACTTTTAGACGCCGCCTTAGAATATACCAAAGTCCTAAAGCGTAGGATCACATTCGAATACGTGATGATCCCTGGCGTGAATATGAGCGCGGAAGACGCTAAAAAATTAGTGAAGATCGCAAGAAGATTGGATTGTAAAATAAACGTGATCCCTCTGAACACGGAGTTCTTCGGTTGGAGAAGACCCACCGACCAGGAAATAGACGAGTTTTTGCGGCATCTGGAACCTGCTGGAGTTCCTATTTTGAACAGAAGATCCCCGGGAAAAGACATCAACGGGGCCTGTGGAATGCTCGCCGCAAAAAGTTGA
- a CDS encoding tetratricopeptide repeat protein, whose product MQRILGFFLVVGLILAGFQIFSPETVSSNEPEKADTQKEEAKSETSFQFSSIVSGITDFIDQLEKESASRNNTPEVLSDQELQELFQQGLDSYNAAEYENSISQYDRYIAVNPENTSAFYNRGLSKYYLNRYAESETDFDSAYSLDRENLDALYYRGLSRLSLERKEEGLEDMNLAIDSGLNKSYAFAERAIQLSILGKTKEGLADAKKSVQLSPKYTRAVFALGFASYASGKYKESVSAYSKVLEDLPDDSISYFNRGLGYAALKRKVESCKDFKKSWDLGYVDAEKQYKESCE is encoded by the coding sequence ATGCAGAGAATATTAGGTTTTTTCCTGGTGGTGGGTTTGATTTTGGCGGGGTTTCAGATCTTTTCTCCGGAGACTGTTTCTTCTAACGAACCTGAAAAAGCGGACACTCAAAAAGAAGAAGCAAAATCGGAGACTTCTTTTCAATTCTCTTCTATTGTTTCCGGGATCACCGATTTTATAGACCAGTTAGAAAAAGAATCGGCAAGCCGTAATAACACTCCTGAAGTCCTTTCGGACCAGGAATTGCAGGAACTTTTCCAACAAGGTTTAGATTCTTATAATGCAGCCGAATATGAGAATTCTATTTCCCAATACGATCGTTATATTGCCGTTAACCCTGAAAATACTTCCGCATTCTATAATCGTGGCTTAAGCAAATATTATCTGAATCGGTACGCCGAGTCCGAAACCGATTTCGATTCCGCGTATTCTTTAGACCGCGAGAATCTGGATGCATTATATTACAGAGGATTAAGTCGTTTAAGTTTGGAAAGAAAAGAAGAAGGTTTGGAAGATATGAACCTCGCCATAGATTCCGGTCTAAATAAGTCTTATGCTTTTGCAGAAAGAGCGATCCAGTTGAGTATATTAGGAAAAACGAAAGAAGGTTTGGCGGATGCTAAAAAATCCGTACAATTATCACCTAAATACACGAGAGCCGTTTTTGCTTTAGGTTTTGCGTCTTACGCTTCCGGAAAATACAAGGAGAGTGTTTCTGCTTATTCCAAGGTTCTAGAAGATTTGCCGGACGATTCCATTTCTTACTTTAATCGCGGTTTAGGTTATGCGGCCTTAAAAAGAAAGGTTGAGTCCTGCAAAGATTTTAAAAAATCCTGGGACCTGGGATATGTCGATGCAGAAAAACAATATAAGGAATCTTGTGAGTGA
- the sufB gene encoding Fe-S cluster assembly protein SufB: MAQALEIISDEDRYYRADNFPKGLTRKVVESISHIKNEPAWLTEFRLEAFKVFESKPMPSWGFFPNFKVDIDEYVHYIGANHKKKKSWDEVDPEVLKSFERLGIPEHERKYLAGIEAMEDSETVYANVKKELTDLGIIFCDIDTAIREYPEIVRKYIGTVVSIGDNKFSALNSAVFSGGSFAYVPKGVKTPMPLQAYFKVTAASSGQYERTLLIAEDGAELEYSEGCSSVQDKGTNFHTAVVELIAHKNSKIFYTTIQNWKKNMYNWTVKRGLCHEAAHITWTDVNIGANTIKYPGIVLQGDNSTGDILSLAFAGSGQIQDTGARIIHVGKNTRSNILAKGVSLDGGINSYRGLVKFTTGSSNAYSHVKCDGLMMDDRSQSHAYPYNDVSGQNGTLNYEATVSRIDEDQLFYLQSRGLSEDDAKLLIINGFCEGVTKHLNVEYSVEMTRLIRMILEDGKVISEHSDSAVS; this comes from the coding sequence ATGGCACAAGCACTTGAGATCATATCCGACGAAGACAGATATTATCGTGCGGATAATTTTCCCAAAGGACTTACACGCAAGGTGGTGGAGTCCATCTCCCATATCAAAAATGAGCCTGCTTGGCTGACCGAGTTCCGTCTAGAGGCATTTAAAGTTTTTGAAAGTAAACCTATGCCTAGTTGGGGATTTTTTCCCAACTTCAAAGTGGATATAGACGAGTATGTGCATTATATAGGCGCAAATCATAAAAAGAAAAAATCCTGGGACGAAGTGGATCCGGAAGTATTAAAAAGTTTTGAAAGACTTGGGATCCCCGAACACGAAAGAAAATACCTGGCAGGGATCGAGGCCATGGAAGATTCCGAGACTGTTTACGCTAACGTCAAAAAGGAACTTACCGATCTAGGAATTATTTTCTGCGATATAGATACTGCGATCCGCGAATATCCTGAGATCGTTCGCAAATATATCGGGACTGTAGTCTCTATCGGAGATAATAAATTCTCCGCATTGAACTCGGCGGTCTTTTCGGGAGGATCTTTCGCATACGTTCCAAAAGGCGTGAAAACTCCTATGCCTTTGCAGGCTTATTTCAAAGTGACTGCAGCTTCTTCGGGACAATATGAAAGAACTCTTTTGATCGCAGAAGACGGAGCGGAGTTGGAATATTCGGAAGGATGTTCTTCCGTCCAAGATAAAGGCACAAATTTCCATACCGCAGTGGTGGAATTGATCGCTCATAAGAATTCCAAAATATTCTACACTACCATCCAGAACTGGAAAAAGAATATGTACAATTGGACTGTGAAACGCGGTCTTTGTCATGAGGCGGCTCATATCACCTGGACGGATGTGAATATTGGAGCAAATACGATCAAGTATCCTGGTATCGTATTACAAGGGGATAATTCTACGGGAGATATTCTCTCCTTGGCTTTTGCAGGTTCCGGTCAGATCCAAGATACCGGCGCAAGGATCATTCACGTTGGTAAAAACACTCGCAGTAATATTCTGGCAAAAGGTGTTTCCTTGGATGGTGGGATCAACTCTTATAGAGGTCTTGTAAAATTCACAACAGGCTCTTCTAACGCATATAGCCATGTGAAATGTGACGGCCTAATGATGGACGATCGTTCGCAATCCCATGCCTATCCTTATAACGATGTGAGCGGGCAGAACGGTACTTTGAACTATGAGGCGACCGTTTCTCGTATCGACGAGGACCAACTCTTCTATCTTCAATCCAGAGGACTTTCGGAAGACGACGCAAAACTGCTTATCATCAACGGTTTTTGTGAGGGTGTAACCAAACACTTAAACGTGGAATATTCCGTGGAGATGACTCGGCTAATCAGAATGATCCTGGAAGACGGAAAAGTTATTTCCGAACATTCGGATTCTGCCGTTTCCTGA
- a CDS encoding peroxiredoxin: MPQVTSLAPDFKAEAVIGQQIKEIKLSDYKGKWVVLFFWPLDFTFVCPTEIIEYDAKLDEFKKIGAEVLGVSVDSAFTHLAWKNTPRKQGGLGDIKYPLIADITKSIARDYGVLTEGGVALRGTFVIDPAGVIRQSTINDLPVGRNIDEAIRLVKAFQYVEKHGEVCPANWDEGKKTMKADPEKSKEYFSAVN; this comes from the coding sequence ATGCCTCAAGTTACTTCACTCGCACCGGACTTTAAAGCAGAAGCCGTTATCGGTCAGCAAATCAAGGAAATCAAACTTTCCGACTATAAAGGAAAGTGGGTTGTTCTATTCTTCTGGCCCCTCGACTTCACTTTCGTTTGCCCAACTGAGATCATCGAGTACGATGCAAAATTGGACGAATTCAAAAAAATCGGAGCGGAAGTTCTAGGAGTTTCCGTGGACAGCGCTTTTACTCACCTTGCATGGAAAAACACACCTCGTAAACAAGGCGGATTGGGAGATATCAAGTATCCTCTAATTGCTGACATAACGAAGTCAATCGCAAGAGATTACGGAGTTCTTACCGAAGGCGGAGTCGCGCTTCGAGGTACCTTTGTGATCGATCCTGCCGGAGTGATCCGTCAGTCTACCATCAACGACCTTCCTGTAGGAAGAAACATTGATGAAGCGATCCGTTTGGTGAAAGCTTTCCAATACGTGGAAAAACACGGCGAAGTTTGCCCTGCAAACTGGGACGAAGGCAAAAAAACCATGAAAGCGGATCCGGAAAAGTCCAAAGAATACTTCTCCGCGGTAAACTAA
- a CDS encoding PaaI family thioesterase: MKSTVRENLSFGSSPDNPDGLQLKITFDEDTKTAYGDYTVPEKFQGSPDVIHPGIIATILDEIMAKINEAMNFKTTTGELTIRFLQPAQVNQPLHLRGWFVKKNKKVIENRAEIENEIGKIVARGKGKYIELDS; this comes from the coding sequence ATGAAATCAACGGTTCGGGAAAACCTGAGCTTCGGGTCTAGTCCTGATAATCCGGACGGTCTTCAATTAAAGATCACCTTTGATGAGGACACAAAAACCGCTTACGGCGACTACACGGTTCCTGAAAAGTTCCAAGGGTCTCCGGACGTGATCCATCCCGGAATCATCGCCACTATTTTGGACGAAATCATGGCCAAAATCAATGAGGCGATGAATTTTAAAACAACAACCGGCGAGTTGACGATCCGCTTCTTGCAACCTGCCCAAGTAAATCAACCTCTGCATTTACGTGGCTGGTTTGTTAAAAAGAACAAAAAAGTGATCGAAAACAGAGCCGAAATCGAGAACGAGATCGGTAAGATTGTTGCCCGCGGTAAGGGCAAATACATCGAACTCGATTCCTGA
- a CDS encoding cytochrome C554 and C-prime yields the protein MNCHSPNPETKNILLSRLGWGEVSDPAWKPGSEENGVQCVSCHLRKGKIYGPFPKDWAKDRIFQNSNIPHQGFLPQKEFEESEFCKNCHQSPDTAKQVNGKFLMDTYDQWRRSGFADSNVQCQNCHMPDRKHEWKGISDAEMVKRGVQTSLQVLPKEEEAEIISELKNSGVGHSFPSYSVPKVYLEVWTESLTGKRKKISEKTLGWMLDLELQKEIFDTRLSPGESALLRVQISKEEFSKIKRVEFIVTVDPKEYYKRMFQDNWNYRDTFPEDTKLWVLPNLKKALEEANAAKYELARLEWKK from the coding sequence ATGAATTGCCATAGCCCAAATCCGGAAACCAAAAACATCTTACTTTCTCGTTTAGGTTGGGGAGAAGTATCCGATCCAGCTTGGAAACCGGGAAGTGAAGAAAACGGAGTCCAATGCGTAAGTTGCCATCTCCGAAAAGGAAAAATATACGGACCGTTTCCCAAAGACTGGGCTAAGGATAGAATATTCCAAAATTCGAATATTCCTCACCAAGGTTTTCTTCCCCAAAAGGAATTCGAAGAGTCCGAATTTTGTAAGAACTGCCATCAATCTCCCGATACCGCAAAACAGGTAAACGGAAAGTTTCTGATGGATACCTACGATCAATGGAGAAGGTCTGGATTTGCAGATTCTAACGTGCAATGCCAGAACTGCCATATGCCGGACAGAAAGCACGAATGGAAAGGTATCTCCGACGCTGAAATGGTAAAACGTGGGGTCCAAACTTCTTTACAAGTACTCCCAAAAGAAGAAGAAGCCGAAATTATTTCCGAACTCAAAAACTCCGGTGTAGGGCATTCATTTCCCAGTTATTCGGTCCCAAAAGTATATTTAGAAGTTTGGACAGAATCCCTCACTGGAAAAAGAAAAAAGATCTCCGAGAAAACATTAGGCTGGATGTTGGATTTAGAATTGCAGAAAGAAATTTTCGATACAAGACTTTCTCCGGGAGAATCCGCTCTTCTTCGTGTCCAAATATCAAAAGAAGAATTTTCCAAAATCAAACGGGTCGAATTCATCGTTACAGTAGATCCGAAAGAATATTATAAAAGAATGTTTCAGGATAATTGGAACTACAGAGATACATTTCCAGAAGATACAAAACTTTGGGTTTTGCCGAATTTAAAAAAGGCATTAGAAGAAGCAAACGCTGCAAAATACGAATTGGCTCGTCTCGAATGGAAAAAATAA